The Bacillus sp. Bos-x628 genome segment AAAGCCAAGGTGTTCACCCCATGAGCACCTTGGCTTTTTTATATCGACAATCTTTTCACGAGATGATACAAATTTTTGATAAAAACAGATATACTAGGACAAAGATAGATAAGACAGGAGAGGACATTGATGGATCAATATCAAGTATTTGTTGAAAAATGGAAAAAACTAACCGGAGTTGATCTGAATTTATATAAAGAAGCACAAATGAAACGAAGATTGACTTCCCTTTATGATAAAAAAGGGTATAAAGATTTTGAAGCATTCGCCATTGCTCTTGAGAAAGATAGAGCCCTTTTAGAAGAAACGATGGATCGAATGACAATTAATGTTTCAGAATTTTATCGTAACTATCAGCGCTGGGAAGTGCTAGATCAAAAAATTCTGCCGCTACTTTCAAAAAACGGTAGAAGCTTAAAAATATGGAGTGCAGCGTGCTCTACGGGTGAAGAGCCATATACGCTCTCAATGCTACTCACAAGTCATCCTCTTGTGAAGGACTTCCAAATTATTGCAACGGATATTGATGATAAAGTTCTGCAATCAGCGCAAAAAGGAAGATACCATGAACGTTCTCTGCAAGAGGTTCCTGAAGAAATCAAACAAAAATATTTCACAAAAGAAGATTCATCCTTTTACACCGTCAAAGATGAGGTTCGAAAGCACATTCAATTTAAGAAACATAACCTTTTAGCTGACCCATATGAAAAACAGCTTGATCTCATTGTTTGCCGAAATGTGCTCATTTATTTCACAGAAGAAGCGAAAGAAGAGATTTACTTAAAAATGGGGAACAGTTTAAAGCCAAATGGAGTTTTATTCGTAGGTTCTACAGAACAAATCTTTCATCCTGAAAAGTTTGGACTGACTTCCGCAGATACTTTCTTTTATCAAAAAAGGTAATCTAGCTGACTTTTTACTAGCAAATATGATATAGTTTTACTTAAAAGCGTTAATGCGATGAAGGGAGATTGAGTCATGAGGTACTTAACAGCAGGTGAATCACATGGTCCACAACTGACCACAATCATTGAAGGAGTTCCAGCGGGACTTTACATAGAGAAAGAGGACATTAATTACGAACTGGCTAGAAGACAAAAAGGTCATGGTCGCGGCAGAAGAATGCAGATTGAAAAAGATCAGGTGGAAGTGCTAAGCGGTGTCCGGCACGGGAAAACATTAGGTTCTCCAATTACACTTGTTGTTGAAAATAATGACTGGAAGCACTGGACGAAGGTGATGGGAGCAGAGCCGATTACCGAAGAAGAAGAGAGTGAAATGAAACGTCAAATCTCTCGTCCAAGACCGGGGCATGCTGATTTAATTGGTGCTATTAAATATGGTCATCGCGATATGCGTAACGTGTTAGAGCGTTCATCAGCCCGCGAGACAACAGTGCGTGTGGCAGCAGGAGCAGTGGCGAAACAAATTTTAGCTCATCTTGGAATCAAAGTAGCCGGTCACGTACTTGAAATTGGTGGAGTGAAAGCAACTGATACAAAATACGAGTCTATTGAAGATTTGCAAAGAGTAACAGAAGAATCGCCTGTACGCTGCTATGACAGCAAAGCAGCTCAAAAAATGATGGATGCCATCGACGAGGCAAAGAAAAACGGTGACTCGATCGGCGGCATTGTTGAAGTGATCGTTTATGGCATGCCGGTTGGAGTAGGAAGCTATGTTCATTATGACCGTAAACTAGACAGTAAGCTTGCTGGCGCCGTCCTAAGCATCAATGCTTTTAAAGGTGTCGAATTTGGTATTGGATTTGAGGCAGCATCTAAAAAAGGCAGTGAAGTTCATGATGAAATCATTTGGGACGAAGAAAAGGGATATACGAGGAAAACGAATCGATTAGGCGGTCTTGAAGGCGGAATGTCGACAGGCATGCCAATTGTCGTAAGAGGTGTGATGAAGCCAATTCCAACACTTTATAAGCCACTTCAGAGCGTTGACATTGAGACAAAAGAGCCATTTTCTGCAAGCATTGAACGATCAGATAGCTGTGCTGTACCAGCTGCAAGTGTTGTTGCAGAAGCAGTTATTGCTTGGGAGATTGCGGATGCGGTCGTTGAACAGTTCGGTCTTGACCAAATTGACCGTATAAAAGAAAATGTAGAAAAAATGCGTCAGCTTCAGAGGGAGTTTTAATGAAGACTTTGGAAGTCAGTACGTCTTCATCGAATTACCCTGTATACATCGGTGATGGCATTAGACGGAACATCGTAGACCTGATTACTTCCACAAGATGCTCCTATACTAAACTGTTGATCGTAACAGATTCAGCAGTTGATGCCATTTACGGCAGCGAAATGGTTCGTTTCCTTGAACAGAAGTGGTCCGTTCAAAAAGTGGTCGTTCCAAATGGAGAACAATCGAAATCTTTCTCGCAGTTTGAGCATATCCATACCAAAGCTATTCAGTTTCAGCTCGACCGCTCTTCCTGCATCATGGCTCTAGGAGGCGGAGTGATTGGTGACTTGGCTGGTTTTGTTGCCGCCACTTATATGAGAGGCATTGATTTTATTCAGGTTCCGACAACTTTGCTAGCACATGATAGTGCGGTTGGCGGGAAAACAGGAATCAATCATCCGCTT includes the following:
- a CDS encoding protein-glutamate O-methyltransferase CheR; amino-acid sequence: MDQYQVFVEKWKKLTGVDLNLYKEAQMKRRLTSLYDKKGYKDFEAFAIALEKDRALLEETMDRMTINVSEFYRNYQRWEVLDQKILPLLSKNGRSLKIWSAACSTGEEPYTLSMLLTSHPLVKDFQIIATDIDDKVLQSAQKGRYHERSLQEVPEEIKQKYFTKEDSSFYTVKDEVRKHIQFKKHNLLADPYEKQLDLIVCRNVLIYFTEEAKEEIYLKMGNSLKPNGVLFVGSTEQIFHPEKFGLTSADTFFYQKR
- the aroC gene encoding chorismate synthase, encoding MRYLTAGESHGPQLTTIIEGVPAGLYIEKEDINYELARRQKGHGRGRRMQIEKDQVEVLSGVRHGKTLGSPITLVVENNDWKHWTKVMGAEPITEEEESEMKRQISRPRPGHADLIGAIKYGHRDMRNVLERSSARETTVRVAAGAVAKQILAHLGIKVAGHVLEIGGVKATDTKYESIEDLQRVTEESPVRCYDSKAAQKMMDAIDEAKKNGDSIGGIVEVIVYGMPVGVGSYVHYDRKLDSKLAGAVLSINAFKGVEFGIGFEAASKKGSEVHDEIIWDEEKGYTRKTNRLGGLEGGMSTGMPIVVRGVMKPIPTLYKPLQSVDIETKEPFSASIERSDSCAVPAASVVAEAVIAWEIADAVVEQFGLDQIDRIKENVEKMRQLQREF